From the Azospirillum formosense genome, one window contains:
- a CDS encoding ferredoxin family protein translates to MIELISPTRCTGCNICVAVCPMDVFQTAGGQGKGAAPAIARQSDCQTCFLCEAHCPDDALYVAPDAEMVTGIAEEAVAAAGLFGSYRRAIGWSDGHRDNRSADQTFRLLAPH, encoded by the coding sequence ATGATCGAGCTGATCAGTCCGACCCGCTGCACCGGCTGCAACATCTGCGTCGCCGTCTGCCCGATGGACGTGTTCCAGACGGCCGGCGGGCAAGGGAAAGGGGCCGCCCCCGCCATCGCCCGGCAGTCCGACTGCCAGACCTGCTTCCTGTGCGAAGCCCATTGCCCCGACGACGCCCTCTATGTCGCCCCCGACGCCGAGATGGTGACCGGGATCGCCGAGGAGGCGGTGGCCGCCGCCGGCCTCTTCGGCAGCTACCGCCGCGCCATCGGCTGGAGCGACGGCCACCGCGACAACCGTTCCGCCGACCAGACCTTCCGGCTGCTGGCGCCCCATTGA
- a CDS encoding NrtA/SsuA/CpmA family ABC transporter substrate-binding protein, which yields MTVFDPSAVRLSRRRLLAGAAVTAGAFAAAPLWAGPARAAAAKATLAYGSTGYTWAVPFVAEAAGTWAEAGFDLNTMEFESGRDSMQALLAGSADFSASTETPVVFAVLQGLRPLILVNYSRYSRDMKIVVRKDGGIDPAKPASLKGRRIATRVGTSGQYMLAKYLEFAGLAQSDVEIVDLTPNNMTSALVRGDIDGFAWSSQSAVVAERQSGGRTAVMTQDGLERFFQSHQLLLTTEKVVKEKPELVAGAIKALQAAERLIHADGGWADLIARRIHTPSKEILEATSEFTFQIAFDDRFLDDLVAEAEWAIAAGLAKRPAGDLRALFRGLIVDSPLKSVAPDRVTLT from the coding sequence ATGACCGTGTTCGATCCATCCGCTGTAAGGCTCAGCCGCCGCCGCCTGCTGGCGGGCGCGGCGGTGACCGCCGGCGCGTTCGCCGCCGCGCCGCTGTGGGCCGGCCCCGCGCGCGCCGCCGCGGCCAAGGCGACTCTGGCCTACGGCAGCACCGGCTACACCTGGGCGGTGCCCTTCGTCGCCGAGGCCGCCGGCACCTGGGCCGAGGCGGGCTTCGACCTCAACACCATGGAGTTCGAGAGCGGGCGCGATTCGATGCAGGCTCTGCTCGCCGGCTCCGCCGATTTCTCCGCCTCGACCGAAACGCCGGTGGTGTTCGCGGTGCTGCAGGGGCTGCGCCCGCTGATCCTGGTGAATTACAGCCGCTATTCGCGCGACATGAAGATCGTCGTCCGCAAGGACGGCGGCATCGATCCGGCCAAGCCGGCCAGCCTGAAGGGCCGCCGGATCGCCACCCGCGTCGGCACGTCCGGCCAGTACATGCTGGCGAAGTATCTGGAGTTCGCCGGGCTGGCGCAGAGCGACGTCGAGATCGTCGACCTCACCCCGAACAACATGACCTCCGCCCTGGTGCGCGGCGACATCGACGGCTTCGCCTGGAGCAGCCAGTCGGCCGTGGTGGCGGAGCGCCAGTCGGGCGGCAGGACCGCGGTGATGACCCAGGACGGGCTGGAGAGGTTCTTCCAGAGCCACCAGCTCCTGCTGACCACGGAGAAGGTGGTGAAGGAGAAGCCGGAGCTGGTCGCCGGCGCCATCAAGGCGCTGCAGGCGGCGGAACGGCTGATTCACGCCGACGGCGGCTGGGCCGACCTGATCGCCCGGCGCATCCACACCCCGTCCAAGGAGATCCTGGAGGCGACGTCCGAATTCACCTTCCAGATCGCCTTCGACGACCGCTTCCTCGACGATCTGGTGGCGGAAGCGGAATGGGCCATCGCCGCCGGCCTCGCCAAGCGCCCGGCCGGCGACCTGCGCGCCCTGTTCCGCGGTTTGATCGTCGATTCGCCGCTGAAGTCGGTGGCGCCCGACCGGGTCACCCTGACATGA
- a CDS encoding FAD-binding protein yields the protein MANAPGAPANPPASSFELDADVLVLGGGPAGTWAAIAAATAGARTVLADKGFCGTSGATAASGTTLWYVDPDPGRRAAAKAAREGLGGHLADHGWMDRVLDRTHAAVGQLADWGYPFPRDADGRDRRVSVQGPEYMRLMRRRVKQAGVTILDHCPALELLVDDGGAVAGAASVRRQKGGGWVVRAKAVVIATGGCAFLSKALGCNVLTGDGLLMAAEAGADLSGMEFSNAYAIAPAFGSVTKTLLYQWASFTRADGAAIPGAASKGGRSVIARVLATEPVYACLDRAEPELRAAMRQAQPNFFLPFDRVGIDPFTQRFPVTLRLEGTVRGTGGLRLVDESCATAVPGLFAAGDAATREPICGGFTGGGSHNAAWAMSSGHWAGQGAADHARALGNGTRALRRAGGAGLREGRGAAIDAEALARAVQAEVFPYHINYFRTEEGLTGSLARLDRLWSDAAGAAPSSADDSLRVREAAAMLATARWMYRSALARTESRGMHRRLDHAALDPAQRHLLTVGGLDEVRVSARPAPLHPDPSGAKRELAA from the coding sequence ATGGCCAACGCGCCCGGCGCTCCCGCCAATCCACCCGCTTCATCGTTTGAACTCGACGCCGACGTCCTCGTTCTGGGCGGCGGCCCCGCCGGCACCTGGGCGGCCATCGCCGCCGCGACGGCCGGTGCCCGCACCGTCCTGGCCGACAAGGGCTTCTGCGGCACGTCCGGCGCCACCGCCGCGTCGGGAACCACCCTGTGGTACGTCGACCCCGACCCGGGCCGGCGCGCGGCTGCCAAGGCGGCGCGCGAGGGGCTCGGCGGTCATCTGGCCGATCACGGCTGGATGGACCGCGTGCTCGACCGCACCCACGCCGCGGTCGGGCAGCTCGCCGACTGGGGCTATCCCTTTCCGCGCGACGCCGACGGGCGGGACCGCCGCGTGTCGGTGCAGGGGCCGGAATACATGCGGCTGATGCGCCGCCGGGTGAAACAGGCCGGCGTGACCATCCTCGACCATTGCCCGGCGCTGGAGCTGCTGGTCGATGACGGCGGCGCCGTGGCCGGCGCGGCCAGCGTGCGGCGGCAGAAGGGCGGCGGCTGGGTCGTCCGGGCGAAGGCGGTGGTCATCGCCACCGGCGGCTGCGCCTTCCTCAGCAAGGCGCTTGGCTGCAATGTGCTGACCGGCGACGGTCTGCTGATGGCGGCGGAGGCCGGGGCCGACCTGTCGGGGATGGAATTCTCCAACGCCTACGCCATCGCTCCGGCCTTCGGGTCGGTGACCAAGACCTTGCTCTATCAGTGGGCCAGCTTCACGCGGGCGGACGGCGCGGCCATTCCGGGCGCCGCGTCCAAGGGAGGCCGTTCGGTGATCGCGCGCGTCCTGGCGACCGAGCCGGTCTACGCTTGCCTCGACCGGGCCGAACCGGAGCTGAGGGCGGCGATGCGCCAGGCGCAGCCGAACTTCTTCCTGCCCTTCGACCGCGTCGGCATCGATCCCTTCACCCAGCGCTTCCCGGTGACCCTGCGGCTGGAGGGCACGGTGCGCGGCACCGGCGGCCTGCGGCTGGTCGACGAGAGTTGCGCCACCGCCGTGCCCGGCCTGTTCGCCGCGGGGGACGCCGCGACGCGCGAACCGATCTGCGGCGGCTTCACCGGCGGCGGCAGCCACAACGCCGCCTGGGCGATGTCGAGCGGCCATTGGGCCGGGCAGGGCGCCGCCGACCATGCCCGCGCCCTGGGGAACGGAACTCGCGCGCTGCGGCGGGCCGGCGGCGCCGGACTGCGCGAGGGACGGGGCGCGGCGATCGACGCCGAGGCGCTGGCCCGCGCCGTCCAGGCCGAGGTCTTTCCCTACCACATCAACTATTTCCGCACGGAGGAAGGGCTGACCGGATCGCTCGCCCGGCTGGACCGGCTGTGGAGCGACGCGGCCGGAGCCGCGCCGTCCTCGGCCGACGACTCCCTGCGCGTGCGGGAGGCCGCGGCGATGCTGGCGACCGCCCGCTGGATGTACCGGTCGGCGCTGGCGCGCACGGAATCGCGCGGCATGCACCGCCGGCTCGACCATGCCGCCCTCGATCCGGCGCAGCGCCATCTGCTGACGGTCGGCGGGCTGGACGAGGTCCGTGTCTCCGCACGTCCGGCGCCGCTCCATCCGGATCCGTCCGGGGCGAAGCGGGAGTTGGCGGCATGA